The Amblyomma americanum isolate KBUSLIRL-KWMA chromosome 3, ASM5285725v1, whole genome shotgun sequence genome window below encodes:
- the Mtl gene encoding rac family small GTPase Mtl isoform X3 codes for MQKVGGGGSVSSGRPIKCVVVGDGTVGKTCMLISYTTDSFPGEYVPTVFDNYSAAMMCDGVPVSLGLWDTAGQEDYDRLRPLSYPQTDVFLICFSVVSPSSFENVTSKWFPEIKHHCPDAPIILVGTKMDLREDKETLQQLSEQGLSPIKREQGQKLCSKIRAIKYLECSALTQRGLRQVFDEAVRAVLRPEPLKRRQRRCKLV; via the exons ATGCAGAAGGTGGGCGGTGGAGGCAGTGTGTCGTCTGGGCGCCCCATCAAGTGTGTGGTGGTGGGTGACGGCACAGTGGGCAAGACCTGCATGCTCATTTCGTACACAACCGACTCGTTCCCGGGTGAATACGTGCCCACCGTGTTCGACAACTACTCGGCGGCCATGATGTGCGATGGGGTGCCTGTCAGCCTGGGCCTCTGGGACACGGCTGGCCAGGAGGACTACGACCGTCTGCGGCCCCTCTCCTATCCACAGACAGACGTGTTCCTCATCTGCTTCAGCGTGGTCAGTCCCTCCTCGTTTGAGAATGTCACCTCCAAGTGGTTCCCTGAGATCAAGCACCATTGCCCCGATGCCCCCATCATACTCGTGG GGACCAAGATGGACCTTCGGGAGGATAAGGAGACCCTGCAGCAGCTGTCGGAGCAAGGCCTGTCACCCATCAAGCGGGAGCAGGGCCAGAAGCTATGCTCCAAGATCCGGGCCATCAAGTACCTCGAGTGCTCTGCTCTCACCCAGAGGGGCCTCCGACAG GTGTTTGACGAGGCGGTGCGTGCAGTGCTCCGGCCAGAGCCCCTGAAGCGGAGGCAGCGGCGGTGCAAGCTGGTGTAG